One genomic region from Nitrospirota bacterium encodes:
- a CDS encoding radical SAM protein, which translates to MAKNVIIEANANFHHIAGEDLFRRQDERFQDYRRKWKEWPETFHVGEFPLFIDIEVTSACNLKCPFCATTFRGSKIRRGFISEDTVRKVIDEGAEKGLYGVKFNIRGEPLLHPKLHEFVGYAKAKGLIDVYFNTNAMLLDRGWARRLIDAGLDRLSISFEGYTKEVYERHRPGAVFETVIENIEGIQSLKRKLGVGHPKVRVQTVLLPELKGSFKEYKAFWSDKADEVGYLDYKEMKVKKKDIKYPWACPQIFQRMAIWWDGTLLPCNHDDDGLLSLGNVNEMNVKDGWHSASLMKLRETHKNGMAHEVSACDGCYLRDSEILKLVGKEAALQTDG; encoded by the coding sequence ATGGCTAAGAATGTAATAATAGAGGCAAATGCAAATTTCCATCACATTGCAGGCGAGGACCTCTTTAGAAGGCAAGATGAGAGGTTTCAAGACTACAGAAGAAAATGGAAGGAGTGGCCAGAGACATTTCATGTTGGAGAGTTCCCGCTTTTCATAGATATAGAGGTCACGAGTGCCTGTAACCTCAAATGCCCTTTCTGTGCAACTACATTCAGGGGAAGTAAGATAAGAAGGGGTTTTATATCAGAGGACACTGTAAGAAAGGTCATCGACGAAGGTGCTGAAAAAGGGCTTTACGGTGTTAAGTTTAATATCAGGGGCGAGCCACTTTTGCATCCAAAGCTCCATGAATTCGTTGGATATGCAAAGGCTAAAGGCTTGATAGATGTCTATTTCAACACCAATGCAATGCTCCTTGACAGAGGGTGGGCAAGAAGGCTCATTGATGCAGGGCTTGACAGGCTTTCAATCTCGTTTGAGGGCTATACAAAAGAGGTCTACGAAAGGCACAGACCCGGTGCGGTGTTTGAGACAGTAATCGAAAACATAGAAGGCATTCAGTCATTAAAAAGAAAACTCGGTGTAGGGCATCCAAAGGTCAGGGTTCAGACAGTTCTTCTTCCTGAGCTAAAAGGCTCGTTTAAGGAATATAAGGCATTCTGGTCCGATAAGGCTGACGAGGTCGGCTATCTCGACTATAAGGAGATGAAGGTCAAAAAGAAGGATATTAAATATCCATGGGCATGTCCGCAGATATTCCAGAGGATGGCTATCTGGTGGGACGGAACCCTTCTTCCATGTAACCACGATGACGATGGCTTACTTTCATTAGGAAATGTAAATGAGATGAATGTAAAAGATGGATGGCATTCGGCTTCTTTAATGAAGCTGAGGGAGACCCATAAAAATGGCATGGCACACGAGGTTTCTGCTTGCGATGGCTGTTATCTCCGTGACAGTGAGATACTGAAGCTCGTCGGAAAGGAGGCGGCACTGCAAACAGATGGCTGA
- a CDS encoding B12-binding domain-containing radical SAM protein encodes MADFRVLLVYPNLQMVNLLPSNVSLLAACLKEAGFKVRLFDTTLYKTAEKSVDEIRVEHMQIRRFNLKEQGVDYKETDVYEDFLKTVDEFNPNLIGISATDDTYDLGLSLAERAKGRIRQRGIHIIMGGVYPTFSPEEAIENEILNSICLGEGEEAVVELSNALKKGKDITGIKNLWVKTSGKLYKNDMRKLIDIDVLPYEDLGIFDEKRLFRPMQGRIFRMIPVSSDRGCPFSCTFCAAPSLRKLYFDSGSGQYFRVKSVGKLTGEIRHQAQRYKADYIYFNSETFFARKEEDLEEFARQYKKIGLPFWCQTRIETITEKRVKMLEDMGCNRMSIGIEHGNEKFRKEVLKKHFTNEQVIDAFRILEKSKIPVTVNNIIGFPDETRELVFDTIKLNRQIKADSINAYFFVPYRGTPLRQYCIEKGYLEPNAKTDSLMRSSILRMPQFPSNEIKGLVRTFPLYVKMPESYFDKIKIAEQLNEEGDKMLAMLREIYFKEYFK; translated from the coding sequence ATGGCTGATTTCAGGGTCTTACTCGTATATCCGAATCTGCAGATGGTAAACCTCCTTCCATCGAATGTCTCTTTGCTTGCGGCATGTCTTAAAGAGGCAGGCTTTAAGGTAAGGCTTTTCGATACCACCCTTTATAAAACAGCCGAAAAAAGCGTAGACGAGATAAGGGTCGAGCATATGCAGATTAGAAGATTCAACCTTAAAGAGCAGGGCGTAGATTATAAAGAAACCGATGTATATGAGGACTTCTTAAAGACAGTCGACGAATTTAACCCCAACCTTATAGGGATAAGTGCAACGGACGACACATACGATTTAGGTCTTTCCCTCGCCGAAAGGGCAAAGGGACGAATAAGGCAAAGGGGCATCCATATAATTATGGGTGGCGTATATCCCACTTTTTCGCCTGAGGAGGCAATAGAAAACGAGATCCTAAATTCGATATGCCTTGGCGAGGGCGAGGAGGCTGTTGTAGAGCTTTCTAATGCCCTCAAAAAAGGAAAAGACATAACCGGGATAAAGAACCTATGGGTGAAAACAAGCGGGAAGCTCTATAAGAACGATATGCGGAAGCTTATAGACATAGATGTTCTTCCCTATGAAGATTTGGGCATATTCGACGAAAAGAGGCTCTTCAGGCCGATGCAGGGCAGGATATTCAGGATGATACCGGTCTCCTCTGACAGGGGATGCCCATTCAGCTGCACCTTCTGCGCAGCACCGTCGCTTAGAAAGCTTTATTTCGATTCGGGCTCTGGACAGTATTTCAGGGTGAAGTCCGTAGGAAAGCTCACAGGCGAGATACGGCATCAGGCACAAAGGTACAAGGCAGATTATATCTATTTTAACAGCGAGACATTCTTTGCCCGAAAGGAGGAAGACCTCGAAGAGTTTGCGAGGCAGTACAAGAAGATTGGACTTCCATTCTGGTGCCAAACGCGCATCGAGACCATAACCGAAAAGCGGGTGAAGATGCTTGAGGATATGGGCTGTAACAGGATGTCTATAGGCATCGAGCATGGCAATGAGAAGTTCAGGAAAGAGGTACTCAAGAAACATTTTACAAATGAACAGGTCATAGATGCATTCAGGATACTCGAAAAAAGTAAAATTCCCGTTACAGTCAACAATATAATAGGGTTTCCTGACGAGACGAGGGAGCTTGTGTTTGACACAATTAAGCTTAATAGGCAGATAAAGGCAGACAGCATCAATGCGTATTTTTTTGTCCCCTATAGGGGCACGCCTCTCAGGCAGTACTGCATTGAAAAAGGCTATCTTGAACCCAATGCAAAAACTGACAGTCTTATGAGAAGCTCTATATTGAGGATGCCCCAATTTCCATCTAATGAGATAAAAGGGCTTGTGAGGACATTCCCGCTTTATGTGAAGATGCCTGAGTCTTATTTTGATAAGATTAAGATAGCAGAGCAGTTGAACGAGGAGGGAGATAAGATGCTTGCCATGCTAAGGGAGATATATTTTAAGGAGTATTTTAAGTGA
- a CDS encoding cytidylyltransferase, which yields MVIALLMGRKGSKGFPGKNLYPVLGRPLAYYPMKAARDCPEIDKVYLSTDDEELMRLAKENNIEIIQRPPELTTETALGEDVYVHAYETAKERNKGVEIELIVLLMCNAGTVTSASISEGIKVLREHPEYDSAVSVSRYNMWSPLRARRIGGDGLLHPFVPFETFGDPKSLSCDRDSQGDVWFADMGVSIVRPRCLERLEEGLLPQKWMGQKIYPLKQWGGLDVDYKWQIPQVEFWLKEHGFSEV from the coding sequence ATGGTTATTGCGCTTCTTATGGGTAGGAAAGGAAGCAAAGGGTTTCCAGGCAAAAACCTATATCCAGTCTTAGGAAGACCCCTTGCCTACTATCCAATGAAGGCAGCCAGAGACTGTCCTGAGATAGATAAGGTTTATCTTTCAACAGACGATGAGGAGTTGATGAGGCTCGCAAAGGAAAACAATATTGAAATCATTCAGAGACCCCCTGAGCTTACAACTGAGACTGCTTTAGGAGAGGATGTCTATGTCCATGCCTATGAGACTGCAAAGGAAAGGAATAAAGGGGTTGAGATAGAGCTTATTGTCCTTTTAATGTGTAATGCAGGAACAGTTACCTCTGCTTCCATCTCAGAGGGGATAAAAGTGCTCAGGGAGCACCCGGAGTATGACTCGGCAGTGAGTGTCTCAAGGTACAATATGTGGAGTCCCCTCAGGGCAAGAAGGATTGGTGGAGATGGCCTACTTCATCCATTTGTGCCATTTGAGACATTCGGAGACCCAAAGAGCCTTTCATGCGACAGGGATTCTCAGGGAGATGTCTGGTTTGCGGACATGGGAGTCTCTATCGTAAGACCGAGATGCCTCGAGAGGCTCGAAGAAGGGCTTCTTCCACAGAAATGGATGGGTCAGAAAATCTATCCCCTCAAGCAGTGGGGAGGATTGGATGTTGATTACAAATGGCAAATACCACAGGTTGAGTTTTGGCTTAAAGAACACGGTTTTTCTGAGGTATAG
- a CDS encoding SDR family oxidoreductase: MKTVLITGVAGGIGREIALRFAKEGWNILGHYFSSHEKAGELKKAINRYGVECTLFKADLSSEGEIKRLLKKLQRFEVHSLINNAGAYVTQKHFTDLTVKDIAETFMVNAFAPMMLSFKLFMQMKKRRFGRIVNISSIAAKYGGSSVSVHYGCSKLALEGMTKTLAREGADYNILVNTVRPGVIDTEFHKKFPKDMSERIKMIPLKRMGSPADIAEMVYYLGSDKNSFITNEVIAVAGGE, translated from the coding sequence ATGAAAACAGTCTTGATCACAGGAGTAGCAGGCGGCATCGGAAGGGAGATAGCCCTCAGGTTTGCAAAAGAAGGCTGGAATATCCTTGGGCATTATTTCTCCTCTCATGAAAAGGCAGGAGAATTAAAAAAGGCAATAAATCGATATGGTGTGGAATGCACCCTGTTTAAAGCTGACCTTTCATCCGAAGGCGAGATTAAAAGGCTTCTAAAGAAACTTCAGAGATTTGAAGTTCATAGCCTCATCAACAATGCAGGTGCATATGTAACCCAGAAGCATTTCACTGACCTTACGGTTAAGGATATAGCAGAGACATTTATGGTTAATGCATTTGCACCCATGATGCTTTCCTTTAAGCTGTTTATGCAGATGAAGAAAAGGCGATTTGGAAGGATTGTAAATATCAGCTCGATAGCGGCAAAATATGGAGGCTCAAGCGTCTCCGTGCATTATGGCTGTTCCAAACTTGCACTTGAAGGCATGACAAAGACGCTGGCAAGAGAAGGAGCGGACTATAATATACTCGTAAACACTGTAAGACCTGGTGTGATTGACACCGAATTCCACAAAAAATTTCCAAAGGATATGTCAGAGAGAATCAAAATGATACCACTTAAGAGGATGGGCTCTCCAGCAGATATTGCAGAGATGGTCTATTACCTTGGAAGTGACAAAAACAGTTTTATCACAAATGAGGTCATAGCAGTGGCAGGAGGGGAATGA
- a CDS encoding FkbM family methyltransferase, with translation MSIKPAEFLKNILIKVATACARAFCAVPIIRKLYLLVSARHRPVTAVKNGAHTFLFFTPTFTPYWRAMTLFTKEPETIKWIDGFSPDDVLYDIGANVGTYTVYAAVTGKTKAVLAFEPESQNFALLNENVYLNDLQDKVTCINIALSNVNKLDFLYLSEFTPGMAIHSFGKPINHLRRPTKSAFKQGVISFTLDRFIEMYNPEFPSHIKIDVDGLEKEIIEGARNTLSDRRLKSLLVEINEELKEDLKLIEDLRALGFDVKYRGHAPMFDTGPFSKVFNYIFVRK, from the coding sequence ATGAGCATTAAACCTGCAGAATTCCTAAAGAACATTCTCATAAAAGTTGCTACTGCTTGTGCCCGTGCGTTTTGTGCCGTGCCTATAATTCGGAAATTATATCTGCTGGTATCCGCCAGACACAGACCTGTCACCGCAGTCAAAAATGGCGCACACACATTTCTTTTCTTCACCCCAACCTTTACTCCCTACTGGAGGGCTATGACTTTATTTACAAAGGAGCCGGAGACCATCAAATGGATTGATGGCTTTAGCCCTGACGATGTCCTCTATGACATCGGTGCCAATGTTGGAACCTACACCGTATATGCGGCGGTAACAGGAAAAACTAAAGCAGTGCTTGCATTCGAGCCCGAATCGCAGAATTTCGCCCTGCTGAATGAAAATGTGTACCTCAACGACTTGCAGGACAAAGTAACATGCATAAATATTGCACTTTCCAATGTCAATAAACTGGACTTTCTGTATCTGTCAGAATTCACCCCGGGCATGGCCATACATAGTTTTGGTAAACCCATTAACCATCTCAGAAGACCTACGAAGTCCGCATTTAAGCAGGGAGTAATCTCTTTTACCCTCGACAGGTTCATAGAGATGTATAATCCTGAATTCCCCTCTCATATCAAAATAGATGTGGATGGACTGGAAAAGGAAATCATAGAGGGCGCACGGAATACCCTGAGCGACAGGAGGCTGAAATCCCTATTGGTGGAGATAAATGAAGAGCTGAAAGAGGACCTGAAATTAATAGAGGACTTAAGGGCTCTGGGGTTTGATGTAAAATATAGGGGGCATGCGCCCATGTTCGATACCGGGCCGTTCTCGAAGGTCTTCAACTATATATTTGTCAGGAAATAG
- a CDS encoding phosphoglycerate dehydrogenase has protein sequence MIILITTSTFGEFDGVPLKKLKDAGLSVKTNPHGRKLTSDEVAELAKDAVGIIAGTEPLDRGVLEKLPLLKVISRCGTGLDNVDMETAKRLGIKVFNSPDAPTLAVAELTVGLIINLLRKINRMDSDLKAGKWQKKMGNLLKGKNIGIIGFGRIGRKVSELLKPFSVEVAYTDPAVSAKDIKRLSLKDLLVWADIVTIHISQKETILVDKELRLMRKGSWLINISRGGVVDEEALYELLKEGHLAGAALDVFEKEPYDGKLKGLENVILTPHIGSYALEARTRMEKEAVDNLLKGLMG, from the coding sequence ATGATAATTTTAATTACAACCTCTACATTTGGAGAGTTTGATGGTGTCCCCCTGAAAAAACTTAAGGATGCGGGCTTATCCGTAAAAACCAATCCCCACGGAAGAAAGCTCACCTCCGATGAGGTGGCTGAGCTTGCAAAGGATGCTGTTGGCATCATAGCAGGCACAGAGCCTCTCGATAGAGGGGTGCTTGAAAAATTGCCTTTACTAAAGGTCATCTCCAGATGCGGAACAGGGCTTGATAATGTTGACATGGAAACTGCAAAAAGGCTGGGCATAAAGGTCTTTAACTCGCCTGATGCACCAACACTCGCAGTGGCTGAGCTTACAGTGGGGCTGATTATTAATCTCCTAAGAAAAATAAATCGCATGGACTCTGACCTTAAGGCAGGGAAATGGCAGAAAAAGATGGGCAATCTCCTAAAGGGCAAAAATATTGGCATTATAGGCTTTGGAAGAATCGGCAGAAAGGTTTCTGAGCTCCTTAAGCCTTTTTCTGTGGAGGTCGCCTACACAGACCCTGCAGTTTCTGCTAAAGACATAAAAAGGCTATCCCTTAAGGATTTACTTGTGTGGGCTGATATTGTAACAATTCATATATCTCAAAAAGAGACGATACTTGTAGATAAGGAGCTGAGATTAATGAGAAAAGGCTCATGGCTCATAAATATCTCAAGGGGAGGGGTGGTGGATGAAGAGGCCCTTTATGAGCTTCTTAAGGAAGGACATCTTGCTGGTGCGGCATTGGATGTCTTTGAAAAAGAGCCGTATGATGGCAAACTCAAAGGGCTTGAAAATGTTATACTTACACCACATATAGGCTCTTATGCTCTTGAGGCAAGGACCCGGATGGAAAAAGAGGCAGTGGATAACCTTTTGAAAGGATTGATGGGATGA
- a CDS encoding NAD(P)-dependent oxidoreductase encodes MKAVVFGGSGFLGSHVADALTDKGHEVTVFDLKPSPYISASQRMVVGDIMDEASVSESLSGADVVYNFAGLADIEEAKVKPLETIRFNVLGNTVLLECSRKAGVKRFVYASTLYVYSKTGSFYRSSKQASELIIENYYETFGLPYTILRYGSLYGPRSDERNWIYRSLKQALTEGKIVRHGDGEEIREYIHVKDAAVASVDILSNEFLNQTVIITGYQQIKIKELMLMIKEMLENKISLEFLPPSETYHYEITPYTFAPRVGKRLVSKSYHDLGQGIMECLYDIYKKVHHYPTLNGLVIKDEKAR; translated from the coding sequence ATGAAGGCAGTGGTTTTTGGAGGCAGTGGGTTTTTAGGCAGTCATGTGGCTGATGCCCTTACGGATAAAGGTCATGAAGTTACAGTATTTGACCTCAAGCCATCTCCGTATATCAGTGCGTCTCAGAGGATGGTTGTTGGAGACATAATGGATGAGGCTTCAGTTTCAGAGTCTCTTTCTGGTGCAGATGTGGTTTATAACTTTGCAGGGCTTGCAGACATAGAGGAGGCAAAAGTAAAGCCCCTTGAAACCATAAGGTTCAATGTCTTAGGAAACACAGTGCTTCTTGAGTGCTCAAGAAAGGCAGGCGTAAAGAGGTTTGTTTATGCAAGCACACTTTATGTATATAGCAAAACAGGCTCGTTTTATCGCTCAAGCAAACAGGCATCAGAGCTTATAATAGAAAACTACTACGAGACATTTGGGCTTCCCTATACAATTCTGAGATACGGCTCTCTTTATGGCCCAAGAAGCGATGAAAGAAACTGGATATACAGGTCGCTCAAGCAAGCCCTTACAGAAGGCAAAATAGTAAGGCATGGAGATGGAGAAGAGATAAGGGAATACATACATGTAAAGGATGCCGCAGTGGCAAGCGTGGATATACTCTCCAATGAGTTCCTAAACCAGACAGTCATAATCACAGGCTACCAGCAGATAAAGATTAAAGAGCTTATGCTCATGATAAAAGAGATGCTTGAAAATAAAATCTCTTTAGAGTTCCTTCCTCCTTCAGAGACTTATCATTACGAGATTACACCATATACATTTGCACCGAGGGTGGGGAAAAGGCTTGTAAGTAAAAGCTACCATGACCTTGGACAGGGAATCATGGAATGCCTTTATGACATTTATAAAAAGGTTCACCATTACCCTACACTAAATGGTCTTGTCATCAAGGATGAAAAGGCTCGTTAG
- a CDS encoding cyclase family protein encodes MKRLVRVSYNIDEGTPLYPKTEPIIIKQAKSILRGDSCNTYVISLSNHTGTHIDFPNHFHNSGRKVADYTVEELIFKKPLVLDCPKGQDEPIRTSDLKGRVKKTTDLLLIRTGFFKLRGRKVYISRNPYILPETAKWLKTSCPRLRAIGIDCISVASPLHRQEGRNTHRALLGGKNPILIIEDVDLSMRLKGLKEVIAVPLYMEGIDSSPCTLIGVIDA; translated from the coding sequence ATGAAAAGGCTCGTTAGAGTCTCCTATAACATAGATGAGGGCACACCCCTTTATCCCAAGACAGAGCCTATAATAATAAAACAGGCAAAGAGCATCCTGAGAGGGGATTCTTGTAATACATATGTCATTTCTTTATCAAACCACACAGGAACACACATAGATTTCCCGAATCATTTTCATAACTCGGGCAGAAAGGTAGCTGACTACACTGTAGAAGAATTAATCTTTAAAAAACCTCTTGTTCTTGATTGTCCAAAAGGACAGGACGAACCAATCAGGACTTCTGACCTTAAAGGCAGGGTAAAGAAAACCACTGATTTGCTTCTTATAAGGACAGGGTTTTTCAAGCTGAGAGGCAGAAAGGTCTATATATCCAGAAACCCATATATCCTTCCTGAGACAGCCAAATGGCTAAAGACATCTTGTCCCCGACTTAGGGCAATAGGCATAGACTGCATATCAGTGGCATCCCCGCTTCATCGGCAAGAAGGCAGAAATACCCACAGGGCTCTGCTTGGAGGCAAAAACCCAATACTTATTATAGAGGATGTTGATCTTTCTATGAGGCTAAAAGGTTTAAAAGAGGTCATTGCAGTGCCTCTGTACATGGAAGGCATTGACAGTTCTCCATGTACCTTGATAGGAGTTATAGATGCTTAA
- a CDS encoding HAD family hydrolase → MLKAVIFDFDGVLAESVNIKTEAFRRLFEKEGAETVNKIVAYHLEHGGVSRFEKFRYIYKEILRRLLPEEEFERLCKRFKELVLEGVMTAPEVDGASECLKRLHGKVKLFIVSGTPEEEMRLIAKVRNIEHFFDGIYGSPETKTELVRKVLSTYNLKADEVVFIGDAMTDYDAAKETGTGFIARAISETEGLWRGLNVRRVKSISDCVMELGL, encoded by the coding sequence ATGCTTAAGGCAGTAATTTTTGATTTTGACGGAGTCCTTGCAGAATCAGTGAATATAAAGACAGAGGCATTCAGAAGGCTCTTTGAAAAAGAAGGGGCAGAGACTGTAAATAAAATAGTTGCATACCATCTTGAGCATGGAGGGGTATCGAGATTCGAGAAATTCAGATACATATACAAAGAGATTCTCAGGCGTCTTCTGCCAGAGGAGGAGTTCGAAAGGCTCTGCAAAAGATTCAAGGAGCTTGTTCTTGAAGGCGTTATGACTGCTCCAGAGGTTGATGGTGCATCAGAATGCCTGAAGAGGCTTCATGGAAAGGTTAAGCTCTTCATAGTGTCAGGCACACCTGAGGAGGAGATGAGGCTTATAGCGAAGGTGAGAAACATAGAGCATTTTTTTGATGGCATATACGGCTCTCCAGAGACAAAAACAGAGCTTGTAAGAAAAGTCCTTAGCACCTATAATCTCAAGGCAGATGAGGTCGTTTTCATAGGAGATGCGATGACGGATTACGATGCCGCAAAGGAGACAGGAACAGGCTTTATTGCCCGCGCCATTTCAGAGACCGAAGGGCTCTGGAGGGGGTTAAATGTAAGGAGGGTTAAGAGTATCTCTGACTGTGTGATGGAGCTTGGGCTTTGA
- a CDS encoding B12-binding domain-containing radical SAM protein has translation MKRELVVLINPGHDEDVDPEIARSMGARQRTVSREDPPVSILNLGAYIRDKGYDVRILDTHVEPDYKRILKDLIKEKPLAIGLSVILGKFTKNAIAITMMINETAPEIPVVWGGKLVHLAAELILEELPVDYVIIGEGELSFFTLLDALRKGQKPKDIPGFGYKEAGKQVINRNFVYAEDLDSIYTSEDFGWDLIKDRVNYRQVPYFINLYTSRGCKYNCSFCYLKDIKQVKAVLRYRRRSPENVIKEIEYLNRNFGINVFTFGDDDFLYDLKKVAPVLEHIKQKGYYIEHIWTNINNLKPETIELLKGICQTVCYSIETVSPRLQKILRKVIPAERVIETNRLLRKSGINTVHNFMFGVPTERDEETKLNIDLMKRLKEINPFVRANCYILSPIPGTPIFSYAEKLADKPIQWSLDDLAKFHFRYMKESAAKFRPYLTLEDNIFYERATVLANELFTELNVPAVAKQIAEIEGSRRLKFIFGDISGIPYPIINDKVMDRKYILDKVLRAKDEGRQMPMIEPF, from the coding sequence ATGAAGAGAGAGCTTGTTGTTCTTATAAATCCGGGCCACGACGAAGATGTAGACCCTGAGATTGCGCGCTCAATGGGCGCAAGGCAGAGGACTGTCTCGAGGGAAGACCCACCTGTATCCATATTGAACCTTGGGGCTTACATCAGAGACAAGGGCTATGATGTCCGCATCCTCGACACCCATGTCGAGCCTGACTACAAGCGGATATTGAAAGACCTAATAAAGGAAAAACCTCTCGCAATTGGACTCTCCGTGATACTCGGAAAGTTCACTAAAAACGCCATCGCGATTACAATGATGATAAATGAGACAGCCCCGGAAATCCCTGTCGTATGGGGAGGCAAGCTCGTCCATCTAGCCGCCGAGCTTATACTTGAGGAACTGCCAGTTGATTATGTAATAATCGGGGAGGGGGAGCTTTCGTTCTTCACCCTATTAGATGCCCTGAGGAAGGGGCAAAAACCGAAGGACATACCCGGCTTCGGATACAAGGAGGCCGGCAAGCAAGTGATAAACAGGAACTTCGTCTATGCCGAAGACCTCGATTCCATATACACGAGCGAGGACTTTGGCTGGGACCTCATCAAAGACAGGGTGAATTACCGCCAAGTGCCGTATTTCATCAACCTCTATACAAGCAGGGGATGCAAGTACAACTGCTCCTTCTGCTACCTCAAGGACATAAAGCAGGTCAAGGCCGTCCTCCGTTACAGGCGGAGGTCACCCGAAAATGTAATAAAGGAGATTGAATACCTGAACAGGAATTTTGGGATAAATGTATTTACATTTGGGGACGATGATTTCCTCTACGACCTCAAAAAAGTAGCTCCTGTCCTTGAGCACATCAAGCAAAAGGGCTATTACATAGAGCATATCTGGACGAATATCAATAACCTCAAGCCAGAGACCATCGAGTTACTCAAGGGTATATGCCAGACGGTCTGCTATTCCATCGAGACGGTTTCGCCGAGACTGCAGAAAATATTGAGAAAAGTGATACCTGCCGAGAGGGTTATCGAGACAAACAGACTACTGAGAAAGTCGGGCATTAACACTGTGCACAACTTCATGTTTGGCGTGCCCACAGAGAGGGACGAGGAAACGAAGCTCAATATAGACCTTATGAAAAGGCTCAAGGAAATAAACCCCTTCGTGAGGGCCAACTGCTACATACTGAGCCCAATCCCAGGGACGCCCATATTCAGCTATGCAGAGAAGCTTGCCGACAAGCCCATCCAATGGTCTCTCGATGACCTTGCGAAGTTCCATTTCAGGTACATGAAAGAGAGCGCGGCAAAGTTTCGCCCCTATCTCACACTGGAGGACAACATATTCTATGAAAGGGCGACTGTGCTTGCCAACGAGCTTTTCACAGAGCTGAATGTCCCTGCCGTGGCCAAGCAAATTGCGGAGATAGAAGGCTCAAGGAGGCTGAAGTTCATCTTCGGGGACATTAGTGGAATCCCTTATCCGATAATAAATGACAAGGTTATGGACAGGAAATACATCCTCGATAAGGTACTCAGGGCAAAGGACGAAGGGCGGCAGATGCCTATGATAGAGCCCTTTTAA